In a genomic window of Telopea speciosissima isolate NSW1024214 ecotype Mountain lineage chromosome 5, Tspe_v1, whole genome shotgun sequence:
- the LOC122663415 gene encoding nitrile-specifier protein 5, which produces MAVFQGKWIKLEQKGLGPGERSSHAIAVVGQKAYVFGGEHSPRVPVDNKVHVFDLQDLTWSIANATGDIPPPRVGVTMSAVGDTIYVFGGRDAKHTELSELYSFDTCTNEWTLLSSGDAGPEHRSYHSMIADDSHVYVFGGCGVAGRLNDLWAFEVKDHKWVKFPVPGDSCPGRGGPGLAVCGGKIWVVYGFAGKEADDVHCFDLVKGEWSQVETTGEKPTARSVFSTAVIGQSIFIYGGEVDPSDLGHMGAGMFSDEPYTLDTETKMWSRWEDVSNSKEHPGPRGWCAFSAGKRDGKEGLLVYGGNSPSNDRLGDIFFFTPCLE; this is translated from the exons ATGGCTGTATTTCAAGGCAAATGGATCAAG TTGGAGCAGAAGGGGTTAGGACCTGGGGAAAGAAGTTCCCACGCCATCGCAGTAGTAGGACAGAAGGCTTACGTGTTCGGGGGTGAGCACTCGCCACGTGTCCCAGTGGACAACAAAGTCCACGTCTTCGACCTACAAGACCTAACCTGGTCTATTGCCAATGCCACCGGTGACATCCCTCCGCCACGTGTCGGTGTCACTATGTCTGCTGTGGGTGACACGATCTACGTCTTCGGTGGTAGGGACGCCAAGCACACCGAACTCAGCGAGCTCTACTCTTTCGACACGTGTACCAATGAGTGGACCCTCCTCTCTAGTGGGGACGCCGGGCCCGAACACCGCAGCTACCATTCCATGATCGCCGATGATAGCCATGTGTACGTCTTCGGTGGCTGCGGTGTTGCCGGCCGCTTAAACGACCTCTGGGCGTTCGAAGTCAAGGACCACAAGTGGGTCAAGTTTCCGGTTCCCggggactcttgccctggtagAGGTGGGCCTGGTTTGGCGGTGTGTGGTGGGAAGATCTGGGTCGTTTATGGATTCGCCGGGAAAGAGGCGGACGATGTACATTGTTTTGACTTGGTCAAAGGGGAATGGTCCCAAGTAGAAACGACAGGTGAGAAGCCCACGGCTAGGAGCGTGTTTTCAACGGCTGTGATTGGACAATCCATATTTATCTATGGTGGAGAGGTGGACCCTAGTGATCTGGGGCACATGGGAGCTGGGATGTTTTCGGATGAGCCTTACACGTTGGACACGGAGACGAAGATGTGGAGCCGATGGGAGGATGTGTCAAATTCAAAGGAGCATCCGGGGCCACGTGGATGGTGTGCATTTTCTGCGGGAAAGCGAGATGGGAAGGAGGGATTGTTAGTGTACGGCGGAAACTCACCTAGTAACGATAGGCTCGgtgatattttcttctttactcCTTGTTTGGAATGA
- the LOC122661413 gene encoding 30S ribosomal protein S21, chloroplastic-like — protein MAASSISNFLSFPVPSQRFPTKKTGIQLIFCSSSSSVTSGSLFSVSSSSFRSFQCKYRDGLVPVVANEPLYLSDLLSVLYPSLLYANTLFFKSAYNVQVNVGENESEEDLLYRFRKKVMKAGIIQECKRRRHFENKRNERKRKTKEAARRNRRRRQSSKTPPPEKQESSKNKKDVDEEEDNWEIPEGDLPY, from the exons ATGGCTGCTTCGTCTATAagcaattttctttctttcccagtACCATCACAAAGATTTCCCACCAAGAAAACTGGAATCCAACTCATcttttgttcctcttcttcgtcTGTTACTTCTGGTTCACTTTTTTCTGTCTCTTCGTCTTCTTTCAGATCGTTTCAGTGTAAATACAGAGATGGGTTAGTTCCAGTAGTAGCTAACGAGCCTCTTTATTTGTCTGATTTATTGTCTGTATTatacccttctcttctttacGCGAATACCCTCTTCTTTAAATCTGCGTACAACGTTCAGGTAAATGTGGGTGAAAATGAATCTGAAGAGGATTTGCTTTATAGGTTTCGGAAGAAAGTAATGAAGGCTGGAATTATtcaagaatgcaagaggagaaGACATTTTGAGAACAAGCGGAATGAGAGGAAAAGGAAGACCAAAGAAGCAGCTAGGCGGAATCGAagaag ACGCCAATCATCGAAAACTCCACCACCTGAGAAGCAGGAATCATCGAAGAACAAGAAGGAtgtggatgaagaagaagataactgGGAAATTCCCGAAGGAGACCTTCCCTATTGA
- the LOC122661805 gene encoding FT-interacting protein 7-like, translated as MTKLVVEVLDASDLMPKDGQGSASPFVEVEFDDQRHRTQTKTKDLNPSWNEKLVFNVSDPRNLPNKIIDIVVYNDRKGHKNFLGRVRISGVSVPNSESEASIQRYPLDKRGLFSNIRGDIALKIYAVYDNSYSVPPQANDPPLQEFHTNNLGGGDDIKINEKEKKKKKKKEETRTLHSIGTNTGAPASGPPPQSFFSGFGTNSQPMKEKPVEARTDFARAAQPGPQVTVMQMQVPKQNPEFNLVETSPPVAARMRYRGGDKTSSTYDLVEQMHYLYVNVVKAKDLPSMDITGSLDPYVEVKLGNYKGITKHLEKNQNPVWKQVFAFSKERLQAHMLEVVVKDKDVGKDDFVGRIGFDLSEVPLRVPPDSPLAPQWYKLEDKKGEKVKGEIMLAVWMGTQADESFPVAWHSDAHSVNHENLANTRSQVYFSPKLCYLRVHVMEAQDLVPSDKGRVPDTYVKIQLGNQARITRPAQMRSVNPVWNDEIMLVASVPSDEYLIITVEDRIGPGKDEILGRLVCPVSKASQRLDPHKLPTASWFNLEKPSPAEEAITVTEKKKEPKFSSKIQLRLCLDTGYHVLDESTHFSSDLQPSAKHLRKPSIGILELGILSARNLLPMKAKDGRITDAYCVAKYGNKWIRTRTLLDTLHPRWNEQYTWEVYDPCTVITVGVFDNSHINGSKDDAKDQRIGKVRIRLSTLETDRVYTHFYPLLVLHPSGLKKTGELHLAIRFTCTAWVNMVSLYSRPLLPKMHYLQPIPVRHIDILRHQAMQIVATRLMRAEPPLRREAVEYMLDMDYNMWSLRRSKANFNRIMSLLSGLMAIGKWFDDISNWKNPVTTVLVHVLFLILVCYPELILPTVFLYLFVIGIWNYRFRPRNPPHMDARLSHAEFAHPDELDEEFDTFPTSRPGDMVRMRYDRLKSVAGRVQTVVGDLATQGERALSLLSWRDPRATAIFIFFALVWAIFLYITPFQVVGVLVGLYLLRHPRFRSKMPSVPFNFYKRLPAKTDMLL; from the coding sequence ATGACAAAGCTGGTTGTGGAGGTTCTTGATGCAAGTGACCTGATGCCCAAAGATGGGCAAGGTTCAGCAAGTCCATTCGTCGAAGTCGAATTCGATGATCAACGCCATCGGACACAGACTAAGACGAAAGATCTCAACCCATCATGGAATGAGAAACTTGTGTTCAATGTTTCTGATCCAAGAAACCTTCCAAACAAGATCATTGACATAGTAGTCTACAACGACAGGAAAGGCCACAAGAATTTCCTTGGCAGAGTCAGGATTTCTGGTGTCTCTGTTCCCAATTCTGAATCAGAAGCATCAATCCAACGTTACCCACTTGACAAGAGAGGTCTCTTCTCCAACATCCGCGGCGACATCGCTCTGAAAATCTACGCTGTTTATGACAACTCCTACTCTGTACCACCACAAGCCAATGATCCTCCCCTGCAAGAATTCCATACTAATAATCTCGGTGGTGGCGACGACATCAAGATCAacgagaaggaaaagaagaagaagaagaagaaggaggagacaAGAACGCTCCACTCAATTGGAACTAATACTGGTGCTCCAGCTTCTGGTCCTCCTCCACAATCATTTTTCTCTGGCTTTGGGACTAATTCCCAACCAATGAAGGAAAAACCAGTGGAAGCTAGGACTGATTTTGCTCGTGCAGCTCAACCTGGTCCTCAGGTTACTGTAATGCAGATGCAGGTTCCAAAACAGAATCCTGAATTCAACCTGGTGGAGACTAGTCCTCCAGTTGCAGCCCGAATGCGATACAGGGGTGGCGACAAGACTTCAAGCACTTATGATCTTGTTGAGCAGATGCATTACTTGTATGTCAATGTAGTCAAGGCTAAAGATCTTCCTTCAATGGATATCACCGGAAGTCTCGATCCATATGTTGAAGTGAAGCTTGGCAACTACAAAGGCATCACCAAACACTTAGAGAAGAATCAAAATCCAGTTTGGAAGCAAGTCTTTGCTTTCTCAAAGGAGAGGTTACAGGCTCATATGCTTGAGGTTGTTGTGAAGGACAAGGATGTTGGGAAGGATGATTTTGTTGGCCGAATTGGGTTTGATCTTTCGGAGGTTCCGCTTCGAGTCCCGCCGGATAGCCCATTGGCTCCACAGTGGTATAAATTGGAAGACAAGAAGGGTGAGAAGGTTAAAGGAGAGATTATGCTTGCAGTCTGGATGGGTACACAGGCTGATGAGTCATTCCCTGTTGCATGGCACTCTGATGCTCACTCCGTGAATCATGAGAACCTCGCTAATACTCGTTCACAGGTCTACTTCTCACCTAAGCTCTGTTATCTCCGTGTACATGTCATGGAAGCTCAGGACCTTGTACCTTCTGATAAAGGCAGGGTTCCTGATACTTATGTGAAGATACAATTGGGGAACCAAGCCAGAATCACTAGGCCTGCACAGATGAGATCTGTGAATCCTGTATGGAATGATGAGATAATGTTAGTGGCTTCAGTGCCATCGGACGAGTACTTGATCATCACAGTCGAGGACAGAATTGGACCCGGTAAGGATGAAATCTTAGGGAGACTGGTTTGTCCTGTTTCAAAAGCTAGCCAGAGATTGGATCCCCATAAGCTTCCTACTGCTAGTTGGTTCAATCTTGAAAAGCCTTCTCCTGCAGAAGAAGCCATTACTGTTactgagaagaagaaagaaccgAAATTCTCGAGCAAAATTCAACTCCGACTCTGTTTAGATACTGGTTATCATGTCCTTGATGAATCTACACATTTCAGTAGTGATCTTCAACCATCAGCAAAACACCTCAGGAAGCCAAGCATTGGAATTCTGGAATTAGGCATCTTGAGTGCCAGAAATCTGCTACCCATGAAAGCAAAGGATGGTAGGATTACGGATGCATATTGTGTTGCTAAGTATGGGAACAAATGGATTAGAACTCGAACTCTTCTCGACACTCTGCACCCTCGATGGAATGAGCAGTATACTTGGGAGGTCTATGATCCTTGCACAGTCATCACTGTTGGTGTTTTCGACAACTCCCACATCAATGGAAGCAAAGATGATGCCAAGGATCAAAGAATTGGGAAGGTGAGAATTCGATTATCGACATTAGAGACTGATCGAGTATACACTCATTTCTACCCTCTGTTAGTCCTCCACCCCTCTGGTCTTAAAAAAACAGGGGAGCTTCACTTGGCAATTCGCTTCACCTGTACTGCATGGGTTAATATGGTCAGCCTCTATTCCAGACCATTGCTACCCAAGATGCACTACCTTCAACCCATTCCAGTCCGCCACATCGATATCCTCCGTCACCAGGCAATGCAGATTGTGGCAACACGGCTTATGCGTGCTGAGCCACCACTTCGGAGGGAGGCTGTGGAGTACATGCTTGACATGGATTACAACATGTGGAGTCTTAGAAGAAGCAAGGCCAACTTCAATCGCATAATGTCACTCCTCTCTGGGTTAATGGCAATAGGCAAATGGTTTGATGATATCAGTAATTGGAAGAACCCAGTGACAACAGTTCTAGTACATGTTCTGTTCCTGATACTGGTCTGCTACCCAGAGCTGATTCTACCCACTGTGTTCCTCTACCTGTTCGTGATTGGGATATGGAATTATAGATTCAGGCCAAGGAATCCACCCCATATGGATGCTCGCCTATCACATGCAGAGTTTGCTCACCCTGATGAACTGGATGAGGAATTCGACACATTTCCAACGTCACGGCCAGGGGACATGGTAAGAATGAGGTATGATCGGTTGAAGAGTGTGGCAGGGAGAGTGCAGACAGTGGTAGGGGACCTGGCAACACAGGGGGAGAGGGCTCTTTCCTTGCTAAGCTGGCGTGATCCAAGAGCCACTgcaatcttcatcttcttcgcaTTGGTTTGGGCAATTTTTCTTTATATTACCCCTTTTCAGGTGGTGGGAGTTCTAGTGGGGCTCTACCTGCTACGACACCCAAGGTTTAGAAGCAAGATGCCCTCTGTACCTTTCAATTTCTACAAGAGGTTGCCTGCCAAGACAGACATGCTTCTCTGA
- the LOC122663265 gene encoding uncharacterized protein LOC122663265, whose protein sequence is MMNVLALFLVLSSLTTASIWSTPPETLETEKKKAREEDVIMREGRRLIVVEYEKETPLHPKVSISPPEQPDLTHKLPGQSVGDKLSDVAMATKEKAMEATAAASDQSVGDKLSDVGKAAKEKAKEAASVLPNLGQGLSTSTQSQPPEPPPLDSPRAAPPREFICDALGKCKNKLAGVLGKAKDKAQGGAEQAKDKAKDVIDTTKTTGENLAGKAEEIAEDVADRVKTKAHHLKEEGKDNLTDILRRGREVVLDAIRYMMSRERWAALMGVGQLLGFATAYGTCVWVTFVSSYVLAGVLQRQQFGIVQSKIYPVYFKTMAYSIGLSLVGLWFNPRSRRSKSVQSYNLLASLVMILANLFYLEPQATKVMFEKMKIEKEEGRGIDDADISGARTLREEENSKKVKSRLRWMNQRLKKLNTQSSFLNVLTLMALTWHLVELGQRLHLSC, encoded by the exons ATGATGAACGTTTTGGCTCTGTTTCTTGTTCTGTCTTCTCTTACAACGGCAAGCATATGGTCGACACCGCCTGAGACATTGGagacagagaaaaagaaagcaagagaagaagatgtgATAATGAGAGAAGGGCGTCGATTAATCGTGGTTGAGTACGAGAAAGAAACCCCTCTTCACCCCAAAGTTTCAATCTCACCCCCCGAACAACCAGATCTCACCCATAAGCTCCCAGGTCAGAGCGTCGGAGACAAATTATCCGACGTGGCAATGGCTACCAAGGAGAAAGCCATGGAAGCCACCGCCGCCGCCTCAGATCAGAGCGTCGGAGACAAGTTGTCGGATGTCGGAAAAGCTGCCAAGGAGAAAGCAAAAGAAGCCGCTTCTGTCCTCCCAAATCTCGGCCAAGGCCTTTCCACTTCAACCCAATCGCAGCCACCAGAACCACCACCATTAGATTCCCCTAGAGCAGCTCCTCCCAGGGAGTTTATCTGCGACGCTTTGGGTAAATGTAAGAACAAACTCGCCGGAGTGTTAGGCAAAGCCAAAGATAAAGCTCAAGGAGGAGCCGAACAAGCTAA AGATAAAGCCAAAGATGTCATCGACACAACCAAGACTACTGGAGAAAACTTGGCAGGGAAAGCAGAAGAAATAGCCGAAGATGTTGCCGATAGAGTGAAAACGAAAGCGCATCAtttaaaggaagaaggaaaggacaACCTGACAGATATTCTCCGGCGAGGCCGTGAGGTGGTTCTTGATGCTATTAGGTATATGATGTCGAGAGAAAGGTGGGCGGCGCTGATGGGTGTGGGTCAGTTGCTTGGCTTCGCAACCGCCTATGGGACGTGTGTGTGGGTGACGTTTGTGTCAAGTTATGTCTTGGCTGGGGTTCTGCAAAGGCAACAGTTTGGGATTGTGCAGAGTAAGATCTACCCTGTTTATTTCAAAACAATGGCTTACAGTATTGGGCTATCTCTGGTTGGGCTGTGGTTCAACCCGAGAAGTCGCCGGTCTAAGTCGGTCCAGAGCTATAATCTATTGGCATCGCTTGTAATGATCCTTGCCAATTTGTTCTACTTGGAGCCTCAAGCCACTAAG GTGATGTTTGAGAAAATGAagatagagaaggaagaagggagaggaataGACGACGCAGACATT AGTGGTGCGAGGACGTTGAGGGAGGAAGAGAATTCAAAGAAGGTGAAGTCTAGGCTAAGGTGGATGAACCAGAGGCTGAAGAAGCTCAATACTCAGTCGTCTTTTCTCAATGTCTTGACTCTGATGGCTCTTACGTGGCATCTAGTTGAATTGGGTCAGCGTTTGCACCTTTCGTGCTGA